In Primulina eburnea isolate SZY01 chromosome 3, ASM2296580v1, whole genome shotgun sequence, one DNA window encodes the following:
- the LOC140828523 gene encoding uncharacterized protein — MSTDGTTSPSPAVPETIFSAGSSSIGFHTLKRVATPADETMLLASKAGDLMMESFNLLLASGQMARAAFEKMGAYQKSTEARAASAQALHDEAQARIVQLQGLHADALLGQSTTIDCLQGQLGEARAEIVSLKAQLEKAEARVEKLDLDARAALDNFVLATQRVAELEATLAAREADLKARAILQEEWRAAFLATAEFQQLVINKAIPYFKAGFNKCKAQVREAGLLPLEKKGILDLARAVNSLPEDGAELPAEEESEVEEDSGPETAS, encoded by the exons ATGTCTACAGATGGCACTACTTCCCCCTCCCCCGCAGTGCCCGAGACCATTTTCTCGGCCGGAAGTTCGTCGATAGGCTTCCACACGCTGAAGCGAGTGGCAACTCCTGCCGATGAGACCATGCTTCTGGCTTCGAAGGCCGGGGATCTGATGATGGAGAGTTTCAATCTCCTACTAGCT AGCGGGCAAATGGCTAGAGCGGCCTTTGAGAAGATGGGTGCTTATCAAAAAAGCACTGAGGCCCGGGCAGCCTCCGCCCAGGCTCTCCATGATGAGGCCCAGGCCCGCATAGTTCAGCTCCAAGGGCTCCATGCGGATGCCCTCCTTGGCCAGAGCACCACAATAGACTGCTTGCAGGGCCAGCTCGGGGAGGCTCGGGCAGAAATCGTCTCGCTGAAGGCTCAATTGGAGAAGGCAGAGGCCAGGGTTGAAAAGTTAGATTTAGATGCACGGGCTGCCCTGGATAATTTCGTGCTGGCCACTCAGAGGGTGGCTGAGCTGGAGGCTACTCTTGCAGCCCGGGAAGCGGATCTTAAGGCTCGGGCCATTTTACAAGAGGAGTGGCGGGCTGCTTTCCTTGCTACTGCAGAATTTCAGCAGCTGGTGATAAATAAAGCCATTCCTTATTTCAAGGCGGGCTTTAATAAATGCAAAGCGCAAGTGAGGGAAGCCGGCCTTCTGCCTCTGGAAAAGAAAGGCATACTGGACTTAGCCCGGGCTGTTAACTCCCTGCCCGAGGACGGTGCTGAGCTCCCGGCTGAGGAGGAATCCGAGGTGGAGGAGGACTCGGGGCCAGAGACTGCttcttaa